CGGCGTCGGCCGATCAGCAGGGTGCCGAAGACGATCCACGACAGCACGCTGAGCACGGTCTTGTGCACCAGCTTCTGCGCCAGCAGATCGTCCACGAACAGCACGCCGGTGAGCAGGGTCAGCGTGAGCAGCGCGAAGCCCACCGCGATCACGCGGAACAGCAGGGCTTCCAGGTCCGCCAGCGGCGGCAGGGCGCGCAGCCACGGGCGGAAATCGCGGCGGCGCAGGGCGCGTTCCTGCAGCCACAGCATGATCGCCAGCAACGCGGCCACGCTCAGGGTGGCGTAGGCCAGCAGCGCCATCCAGGCGTGGGTGGCCAGCTGCCAGCCCAGCGGGCGGCTGGGCGCATGCCCATAGCCGTGATAGACGCACAACACCGCCGCAGCCATCGGGAACACCAGCACGCCAAGCGCGGCCATGCGCCCGCGCGCGGCCACCAGCGAGGTCAGCCAGGCCATGCCCAGCCCGACCAGGGACAGCGCCGCGAAGAAGTGCATGTCCGGCCCGCCGCTGGTGTGCAGGGCCACCAGTGCGTGGTAGCTGCCGTGCAGGACCATCGCCGGCACCGCCGGCCACAGCCAGGTGGGCGAGCGGTTGGCGTCATCGCGCACCACCGCGCGCACCA
This is a stretch of genomic DNA from Stenotrophomonas rhizophila. It encodes these proteins:
- a CDS encoding cytochrome C assembly family protein; its protein translation is MTIVLIATLLYLAATALLVRAVVRDDANRSPTWLWPAVPAMVLHGSYHALVALHTSGGPDMHFFAALSLVGLGMAWLTSLVAARGRMAALGVLVFPMAAAVLCVYHGYGHAPSRPLGWQLATHAWMALLAYATLSVAALLAIMLWLQERALRRRDFRPWLRALPPLADLEALLFRVIAVGFALLTLTLLTGVLFVDDLLAQKLVHKTVLSVLSWIVFGTLLIGRRRYGWRGAKAVHWTLTAMALLLLAFFGSQFVIELVFGRAR